The Paraburkholderia hospita DNA segment TGGTCGAAGCTCAAAGCGGTGTCACGACCACGCGCATCCTGCTGGACTGCGGCTTCTCGGGCAAAGAAGTCGCCCGGCGGCTGGAGCGGCTGGGCGCTGGCGTCGACGAGCTCGACGCCATTCTCATCACGCACGAACACAGCGATCACATCGGCAGCGCGCTGACACTGGCGCGCAAGCTGTCCATTCCGTTGTACATGAGCTGGGGCACCGCGCGCGCCGTGGGCGCCGACGAAGCCGATGTCGATCTGCATGTGCTGTGGGGCGACGAAACCGTCGCGATCGGCGATCTGAGCGTGCTGCCGTACACCGTACCGCACGACGCGCGCGAGCCGCTGCAATACATATTCTCCGATGGTGCATCGCGCCTGGGCGTGCTGACCGACGTCGGCACGTCGACGCCGCACATCAGCGCGGTGCTGAGCGGTTGCGACGCGCTCGTGCTGGAATGCAATCACGATGTGCAGATGCTGGCGGGTTCGCGCTATCCGCCGTCGTTGAAGGCGCGGATCGGCGGTAATCATGGGCATCTGAACAACGACGCGGCGGCGGAGATTCTCGCGTCGCTCGATCGCTCGAAGCTGCGGCATCTTGTGGCGGCGCATCTGAGTCAGCAG contains these protein-coding regions:
- a CDS encoding MBL fold metallo-hydrolase gives rise to the protein MRFASLGSGSEGNALLVEAQSGVTTTRILLDCGFSGKEVARRLERLGAGVDELDAILITHEHSDHIGSALTLARKLSIPLYMSWGTARAVGADEADVDLHVLWGDETVAIGDLSVLPYTVPHDAREPLQYIFSDGASRLGVLTDVGTSTPHISAVLSGCDALVLECNHDVQMLAGSRYPPSLKARIGGNHGHLNNDAAAEILASLDRSKLRHLVAAHLSQQNNLPELAQAAMAGVLGAAATEVVVATQSEGFGWLSL